The following is a genomic window from Anopheles aquasalis chromosome 3, idAnoAquaMG_Q_19, whole genome shotgun sequence.
ACGGCCAACGGACAGGAGACGATCATACCCAAGCAGCCGGGTGTCGCGATTGGACAGCGCGTCGGCCTGAGCTACAAGGACATTAAGCGCCTCAACAAGCTCTATCCTAAATGCTACTAAGCAGGCACACAAAGGCACAAAGGTGCACTATAATATACAAGGGAGGGGAACGATGCAGAATGACtgcaaataatttcaaaccCAACGGGATAAACGGGAATTATTTCGAGAGATTTAGCATTAACGCTTAGCACTGCTTAGCAGCAGGAGATTCGTGCCATAGTTAGTAAGCTCTACGTGGCGTTcactaataaaaaaaaaaggtttttgtttggattgtgCCTTCCGCGTGCTCTCACATAACTCGTACGCACAGAGGCCGATAGGAGATCTTTCTCGCCGATAGGAGATCGTGTATactcacccccggggggagtgtCATTTTCTGTAGACACAACCGATAGCGATCGATACAACTGTCCGTATAATGGAGTCTGGGTTTATCAGCCCGTGGTCCATTCATAGCCTACCTtgaccgtcatcgtcagcagacagcaggcagcagccaCATCGATCAAGTAGCCCAGGCAGCTTCCGAAACGCCACGCACCGCACAGAGAGCCCAAAAGTTGCCCGAAAAAAATTCTTTATCTTCTCCGAACAAAAGTCacgatgctgccgatggggGGTGCTGCAGTTGTCCGATCGGTagacagcagacagcagcagtgtgtgTTGTTCGAATCTTCAAATGGGCCGTGGACATCTCGTTGCGATTCGGAATGGCTACATGAATAAACACTTATTTCACGTTTCGCTTATCATGGGTGGCCCGTATCAGGGGGCCCACCACCGGGGGTATAAAAGCGTACGGGACCGCCTGGCCGGGGAaccggttgtggttgtgtggtgtggcttTCAGTACGGCGTGCAAGATGACGTTCCGGTTCGCTTCTGTCGCGCTGTGGTGTTTGATCGTGGTCAGCTGTCAAGCGGCTGGTGAGTTGCAGGGGCTATAACTAGAACAGACAGGACATGCTCCAAACTCATTTCCACGTTCATTTCAAGTTCCGCGGCGCAACGATGCCAGAATCGTTGGTGGTAGTGACACCACGATCGAGAACCACCCGTACGTGGTGTCACTGCGCCGGTTGCACAAGCACAGCTGCGGTGCGGCCATCCTGAACGCCAACACCATCCTTACGGCCGCTCACTGCGTTTACTAGTTTGTATACCATGGTGCTCCGGCGAGGGTTGGAATCGTCGACTGATTTTTATCCGTATTCCCCACTCTTTCTCCTTAGCCCTGATCTGCAGGCGAGTGATTTTGAGGTGCGCGCCGGAAGCACGTTCCGCAATGAGGGTGGACAGCTGATCGCCGTTTCGGAGGTGCACACCCACCCGAACTTTGATGAATGGACGCTCGAGTGGGACATTGCGGTGTTGAAGCTAGCGAGCAGCCTTGTGCTGGGACCTAACGTTCAACCAGTCAATCTGCCTGCGGCTGGTATGGTCGTTCCGGAAGGAACCAGTGTAACCATAGCTGGATGGGGTGCTCTTTACGTAAGCTCGAAGTCATCTTTCACAACACCACGTATCCGTTGATCGATCAATCTCTGCCTTTTCCATCCCTAACAAACACATGCAGTACCAAGGACCATCGACCAACCATCTGCAGCACGTGACCATCCCGACCGTTAGCAATAGCCAGTGTGGCATCGCTTATCAGAACTTTGCACCGATCCTACCGTTCCACATCTGCGCCGGTACGAAGGGACACGATGCCTGCCAAGGGGATTCCGGTGGTCCGCTCGTGTACCAGAACCAGGTGATCGGTATCGTCTCGTGGGGTTACGGCTGTGCCTTCGAAAACTATCCCTCCGTTTACACGCGTGTGTCCGAGTTTTTGAGCTTCATTAACGAGCGTTTGTAAGCCTCAGTTTTGGTTGGCGATAATGGACGATTTCTACGACAATGGATTATAAATGATATATGCATAAGCTAGTGAAATGAATTACACCTTTCCCGGTTTCCGTTGTTGGCCAGTTTATTGTTAATACACtcctgctggtgtgtgtcAAGATGCGCAGTCAATGAACAGTAAACATCCTAGGATGCGTTGCCCCCATAGGCCTCTAGATCGTTATGCCATCCTTTTAGCCCTTTATTTGAAAGAACCCAAACTCCAAAGAGGTTCTTTGGTCCGAAGACTCAAGAAATAAGATAAAAGATCAATCGGTACTCAACTCACTTCTGTTATCAGCTATTATGTTTCGGGTTCTAAAAATATCTCAGACCTTGCGAGTAAACGAACCTCGAAATCGATCATCAAACCTCCTGAGAAGGTCAAAAAGATCTGGCAGCTGGTCTGGTCTATGCACTGCCGGCGACACTATCTTCGTTATCTTATCGCCACGGCATGGCCACGATACCAGGCATTGTCATTACCCATTGGCACCCTTTCaaaaatttgtttttgattattCGGCCTCGACCAACACTTCGCTCCCACTCGGGCTCAGTAACGTAACCGGTCAGGAGTGATTTCGAAACTTTATTGAACTACCCATACTTTGTCGACATTGCTAAAGCTAGGTGCGTAGCACTGGGAGAAGAGGTTTTGGTTGtcattcgttgttgttgatggtggacTGGAAATGAGACGGCGATAAGGTGATTCATGTACGGTCGACTCGGTTCTTAATCGTACTTTTGGCGCGGGGACTAATACTACACAAACGGGACTCGAAGTTATTTAAAGAGTACGAGCAACAGCGCAGTGAGCGCAGCCATCAACAAGGAGCTGACGGTTCTGCTAGCTCCACTGAAGCATCCCATGTTATCCAAGATGAGGGCAAACCGGGCATTATCAGGGAAACGACACTCCGGCTCCGAGCAGCGGATCACACTCGGTGCAATCAGTGGTCCCTCGACGGACACGAACAACGGTGGGCAGCTGTGTATGACCGAGTGACCCTCGCAAGCCCTCGATAGATCAACATCCACCGCGTCGGTGTTGATGGTCCGGCATACGATCGAATCCCGGTTCTCCGTAGTGTTTTGTCTGTTGAGCACGAAAGAACATTAGCTTAAGGATATTGATGACCCGCGCAACCGCTAACCAGTGCCTTACCTTGGTCGCTCTACCCATCGTGAATGGCACACGGTCAGCTGTGCAAACCCATGACCCTGGATACGCAGGCGCCGATTGTTCCCCTCCTGGAAGAAGTAGTTCGGATGCAACCGATAGAAGTTGATACCCCGTGGCTCAACAAACTGGTTCATCGAGTTCGAGCCCCAGTTCTCCTGGATCCAGTTCTGTCCACAGCGTGGATTCACCACACGTCTCGGTTCCTGCTGCAACCGATGGATAACCGGACTCAGCTGCACACGGATCGTATCGACAACAGCTCCCGATTCTAGCGCACGCAATGGGAACACATCACGCCGTTCATCACGCACGAACCGATTGAACCGTCCCGCATCACCGTTGGCGAGGTAGATGAAGCGTAAATCCGGTACCTCCTCACGGAAGATCTGCAGATGCTGGATGGCAAAGTTCGTATCACCTTCACTGACCCGATCCagattgacgatgatgagagcGATCTTCGATCGACCGCTGAGGCTGTTGGTGCGTCGTTCCTCGCTCATCAGATTGTTGGTTTCATTGCGCAGCTGGCGGAACACGTTGGGCAAATTGAATCCTCCCGGCACTGGAAATAGAGCACGGAATTAGCAGTA
Proteins encoded in this region:
- the LOC126574040 gene encoding trypsin-3-like — its product is MTFRFASVALWCLIVVSCQAAVPRRNDARIVGGSDTTIENHPYVVSLRRLHKHSCGAAILNANTILTAAHCVYYPDLQASDFEVRAGSTFRNEGGQLIAVSEVHTHPNFDEWTLEWDIAVLKLASSLVLGPNVQPVNLPAAGMVVPEGTSVTIAGWGALYYQGPSTNHLQHVTIPTVSNSQCGIAYQNFAPILPFHICAGTKGHDACQGDSGGPLVYQNQVIGIVSWGYGCAFENYPSVYTRVSEFLSFINERL